Proteins encoded within one genomic window of Couchioplanes caeruleus:
- a CDS encoding HPF/RaiA family ribosome-associated protein has product MSVAAEPATVGQCLRAGAGFSQGDRNWIAEQFATLDSRLATFPAETTELEVSVKDREARGQKVTLECWIAGRQKIVTTSAEDDLHAALNDVRDDLRRRLDDSKTRQEPRHNRHLRTGLTDLPQDTEPQV; this is encoded by the coding sequence ATGAGTGTCGCGGCAGAGCCGGCGACCGTGGGGCAGTGCCTGCGCGCAGGGGCCGGCTTCTCGCAGGGTGATCGGAATTGGATCGCCGAGCAGTTTGCGACGCTGGATTCCCGGTTGGCGACCTTTCCGGCGGAGACCACCGAGTTGGAGGTCTCGGTCAAGGATCGGGAGGCCCGCGGGCAGAAGGTCACGCTGGAGTGCTGGATCGCGGGTCGCCAGAAGATCGTGACGACCTCCGCCGAGGATGATCTGCACGCCGCCCTCAATGACGTCCGGGACGATCTGCGGCGGCGGCTCGACGACTCCAAGACCAGGCAGGAGCCCCGGCACAACCGTCATCTGCGGACCGGGCTCACCGATCTACCGCAGGACACGGAACCACAGGTCTGA
- the mycP gene encoding type VII secretion-associated serine protease mycosin, translated as MRAPIHRGRALAAVIASLALVCGTAAPAAAQPVRDRQWHLTALKVGKAHEVTRGASVTVAVIDSGIDAKHQDLAGAVLPGKDFFDPGGDGRVDVDGHGTAMTGIIAGRGHGEDRGILGIAPAAKILPVRVPLNMPSGGKVLADAITYAAGHGARVINMSLGSNDEALIHEAIRAAQAADIVLVASSGNRGEIEGDYPAKYPEVLAVGAVDRAGKIAKFSITGPQVDIAAPGVDIASTDIGETGYSVSYGTSHATAVVSGAAALIRARYPELSAADVVHRLTATAVDAGKPGRDDVYGHGRLDLVKALTADVPAAPPTATPSASVRPGPVEVPSASAGSRRVSPILLTSGLAAVVLILGGAVVALMLRRR; from the coding sequence ATGAGAGCTCCGATCCACCGTGGACGCGCTCTCGCCGCGGTGATCGCTTCACTGGCTCTGGTGTGTGGGACGGCGGCTCCGGCCGCCGCCCAACCGGTCCGGGATCGGCAATGGCACCTGACGGCACTGAAGGTCGGGAAAGCTCATGAGGTCACTCGGGGTGCGAGCGTCACCGTTGCGGTGATCGACAGCGGGATCGATGCCAAGCACCAGGATTTGGCCGGTGCGGTGCTTCCCGGCAAGGATTTCTTCGATCCCGGTGGTGACGGCCGCGTCGACGTTGACGGCCACGGTACGGCGATGACGGGAATCATCGCTGGCAGAGGGCACGGCGAAGATCGGGGCATACTCGGCATCGCGCCCGCCGCGAAGATCCTCCCGGTTCGCGTGCCGCTGAACATGCCCAGCGGCGGCAAGGTGCTGGCCGATGCCATCACCTACGCCGCTGGACACGGTGCTCGTGTCATCAACATGTCCCTCGGCAGCAACGACGAGGCGCTGATCCACGAGGCGATCCGGGCCGCCCAAGCCGCCGACATCGTCCTGGTGGCGTCCAGCGGTAACCGCGGTGAGATCGAAGGGGACTATCCCGCGAAGTATCCCGAAGTTCTCGCCGTCGGCGCGGTGGACCGCGCCGGCAAGATCGCCAAGTTCTCGATCACGGGCCCCCAGGTCGATATCGCCGCCCCGGGTGTCGACATCGCCAGCACCGACATCGGGGAAACCGGCTACAGCGTGAGCTACGGCACGAGTCACGCGACCGCCGTGGTCAGTGGGGCCGCCGCGCTGATCCGGGCGAGGTATCCCGAGCTCAGTGCGGCCGACGTGGTGCACCGGCTTACCGCGACGGCGGTGGACGCGGGTAAGCCGGGTCGGGACGATGTGTACGGACACGGCCGGCTTGATCTGGTGAAGGCGCTGACCGCCGATGTTCCGGCGGCTCCGCCTACCGCCACTCCCAGCGCTTCGGTGCGGCCGGGGCCGGTGGAGGTGCCTTCGGCCTCGGCGGGGTCGAGGCGGGTCAGTCCGATTCTGCTCACCAGTGGGCTCGCGGCCGTCGTGCTGATCCTCGGGGGCGCCGTGGTGGCGCTCATGCTGCGGCGGCGTTAG